The genomic DNA AAGATTATTCCTACTGGCTTGTGATCTGCATGtgtaaaatgcatttttctctgtttatgTAGGCCCTATGGCATTTGTGCATTCTTTTGCATTGTCAATAAGTTTTATAGTGTCTCTCTTTTGTCACCCTTCTGAGACTTTCCAACTCATATCATTGTCTTTTCTACTAAATAAGTTGATTTCTGTATTATGGTGCCACAGGGGAATGAATCGGGGCTTATGGAACTCAGCTGGGTAGGTCCCAGGAGTGGCATTTTATCCTAGTTGAAGGTTTGTGGTTTCCACCCTGGGGTATCAGTGTCTTCCTCCTTTTGGGATGTAGGATTTACAGATTTTCTCTCTCCAGATATGGCAACTGGCTGCCTTTCCTTGTACCTTTCCCTTCCTTTGCAATACTGTTTTATGTTCCAGGATAATTGTTTGAATTTCATactttgtttcccttttttcttaCTCCAGATTGGCAGTACAAAAAGAAcagtttctgaaaaagaaagaaacacttttGAAAGAAATCCACACCAAGAAAGAATTCTTGGACAGTCTACAACCAAGactagaaaatattttaaaggtaCATGTAGCTGATGGACATTAggtaatcatgaaaaaaattagaatgctaaatttttcattctctcAAGAATCTTCAATAAatactttttcatttgatcttcAGGCCACACAACCTGTTCAGGAGTACATGAACATGCCACTGGATGCTCAGCGAGCACAGCATGAAACTGCACGGTATCTCCCTCAATCGCTGTACATTCTGTATGTCCAAGCATCAGCTTACAATGAGGCATGTGATCCTCATTTGGAAGTCAAGATTCTTGGTGATTTAGATGTTGCCAAGGCTGCTATGGAAGCTAAACCTGCTGTTAGAGGTTTGTTTTCAACATGGTGATTAGTAGTATTGTCAGTCTACCTCAAGGTTATTGCACAATTTTATGTGGAGTCACAGGTACATGTGTATTTTATGTTTGCAGACATTGACAGTGATTCAGATCAGGAAAACACAGAGGGACACAAAAGGGTACGAGTTCAGTACAGTGTATAATTATCCATATTTACAGTCTGATGTGTAGAGGGATCATGGCTTATTAATAACTTCTTACTAACTGAGTGTGAGGGCCGTACCAGGAAATATTAGCTTACAGTTGTGGCAGTACAGACTGAGGGCAGCAGGGTGTGTACAAAAATGATGGAGGGCCAATATTCCCTGGTACGGCACAAGCATTTCAGGTTAATAAGTACTTTATTATATGACACTTCACTCTACATGGCTTATGACCATTTCTGTGGAAATGGTCATAGGGAGGTCACCATGGCAGCTGAGCCGCAACCTTCCAGGCACCTGTCAACACAACACATACAAACCATTGTGTGGAGGGAACACGCAATCAAAATGCAGAGGAAGGAATAGAAACAAAGCAAGGAGAGTAGCAAAGCACATTTAGCAAAAGCATCTGGCTATGTCCTCAAAGCATTCCCTAAAACTCTCACATAACATTGGTGAAACTGCTGTATTGACTTGGTTTTAACCTGTCCAAACTAgtcttgtttaaaaaatttgttatcATTGCTTGGTCACAGGAGGGCTTGTGATCTACCTTAATGGAAAAGAGAAGAGTGCCCtaaatctttttcctttttagtcAAAGCataggagaaaaaaagaagaggcTCGTTTGGaggagaaaaggaaattgttaCTTAAGAAGCATCCTCTTCAAATCTTAATACAAGTTAAGTGTAAAGGTATGTTTTATGCATTGGCACTACATCCATTATTTCACAAGAATATTGTTATTCAGTATTACCACATGTGAGAGGGTTTTGTTACtgttattgaaaaaacaaaatgtttccaCCAAACTGGATGAGAAGATTCTGACCACAAGGATATGTGTAGTCCAAGGAAGACTGCAAACAATGGCTTGATTATTGTGAGGTTTTAATCTAGAGTGTAGAAGTATCCTAAAAACTGCTTCCACTCTTCTGGACTGCCCAGCAAGTTTGGATTTTGAAGTATTTGATCTAGTGGTAGATctaatttgtttcaattattttcccACAAACttgaatcattttctttttcagacaaAGCAACACTtgatttgttattctccttttTGCCAACATTCAACACTGTGGTGGTCTCACCATCACTGAATTTGAATGAAGCGGTATCAGAACCAGTGTTGGCAAATAGGTAAGCAATTAATTTGTGAAGTCTTATGAAATGGTGAAGATTGATTAAAAAGTGCTCCTTCCCTTGTAATCTCCTCTAACCAAGTGAACATACAGTTTTTTCTCACAGATCTACAGGTGCAAATTGAGGGTTAAGTAATGTTAATTGTACCAAGTTGCACCTACTCAGTTGCAGCATTCAACTTTTGGTTATTTCTGGCCAACATGGAAACAGACCTTTACTGGTGTTTAATTGTCAAATGCATTTGTTTTCAGCACACTTCTTTCCCCTGATTCACTGCTAATCAATCTGTTTCCTGATGATGATGGAAACACGGCTCCAAACCCTTCCAGCTTGTATCAGCTTTCAAAAGTTGGGtaagaaggattttttttctattagcATTAGGGTGTATCATATGGTTGTCTAAAGGCATAGGTGACTGTTGATATTGCTGGATAAAAGTGGCTACTTGCCAAAAGTGAtgtgcgaaaaaaaaaaatggttatgGGGGGTATGCTCTCAGTCTCCGTCGCAGCTGTTCTTTAGGATGACATGCAACACTCCTGAGTGTTGTGTGACATCCCAAAGAAGGGCTTGAAAGGAGACTGTGATACTCCCAGTGCTGGCtagttttcttcattcttttgttgctttaaaatattttttgttttgtttgttgaaaaTTGAGCTCAACGGCTCTCTTATGAACAGAGTTATGATTTGCTGTAAAACGTGCTCTGCATGTTTGAGTGATAGATTATGCGCCCAAAATATTTCAGCTTAAACTCAGTCACAAGCTTTGCTCATCAACTGGGAAAGGCCTGGAGAAGCTCAGTCTCAATCAACGAGTTGGCCACATCATCTTAACTCTTAAAGCTTTGTTCCACCTGTAtacgttctttttttttttgttatgctTTTCCAAATTCgaacagtttttcaaattgttttggaaCTTAAGAAGGTGGGAGACATGGAAAAATCCAGACAAACTGAACACTTTCGTTATCCTTTTGAATTTGTgtagttaagttttttttatcaatatttttttcaatgcagtCTATAAAATAGTCTATTACCTTTCGTCAATAAGATTTGACCTgattctctttttcagaatgACTACTTTTACAGATTTTGTCCGCCTAGTGGGTAAACCTTACATGTGGGTTCAGCGGATTTGTGGACTGAACTTTTTGGCCAAGGAGCTACATGTAAGAGGatgttacaatttttatttatttttttatgtttcacAGTATTTTGAAACGTAGAATAAGCAGTGGTTTAAAAAGGGCGGTTTCTTCCGATTTACTTAAACGTGCACTGTGCATGGATGCTCTTCACTCAAATGGTTTACTGTTCACCTTTATTGCAGGAAGTTTTGCCAAAGTCGTCAGTTAGTTTGTCTCATATGGAAGCAACCATCAAAGCTATAAGAGCAAGAATCTTAGCCAGACTTGCTCTGCAACAACAACTGACTTCCCTTGGTAAGCTTGGATAAGAAAAACTTCTAATTTCATGAGCGTAAGCGATGTGTACTTGGAAATCTTTGTCGGGGCGTTCTTAAATGTTCCGAGTTTTATTATCCAATCAGAGATAAGCTCGAGCACTCGAGGGTACATCGAAGGCTCTCACATCGTCGGATACGAAATATTTTGCACGACACGTTTTTAGAGTTCGCTTTGGTAAACCAAGTCAATGCCGTTTGCAAACTTGATTCAACTGttctgttttagttttatttacacAGCTATGCAGTTGATAGTATTTCTGTCTTTCTATctaaattttcagaaaatttgaCGATTCCAGGAAATAAGAATTCTCTACAGATGTTTCCTACCAAGATTTCAACCAAGTTGACCTCCTGGCAACCAGTAACGTTAGAAGAATTCCAGGTATGAGTATATTACCCTCTGGCGGCGACTATTAATCAGGCGATATTCTCCAATATTATGCAGTCCAAGTATAATAAAGAAAATCTCTTTTACAGGAAAGACCAGTGCTCAAAAATCTTATTGAAGAAGGTTTCATTCAAGAAAGTGACATGCTCTTCCAAGCTGTGTTTGAAAGAAGCAAAGGTTGGCTTTTGTCGTTAAtaaggttgttgttgttgttgttcttatTCTACGACTAATATCatggtgtttttgtttttttcagttcaactgAAGGTCTCAGTGATTTTGTCCCAGGAGTATCCAACAACCCCGCCGCTTTTTTCCATAGCAGTGACGTGTGGGAAGACGGTGATAAGAGACAGCCTCACGAAGGTATACGTCAGATTTAATTTCCCTTGCAAGCCAGCATGAATTCATGGATACCCCCTGCATGTAAGCATAATGCAAAAACTGTAGCTATGATTGTGCTTCTGAGTCTTGCTTTGTAATGTAACTTGTTTTTCAGGCGATTGAAGCGGAAGTGAATGTTTTCTACCCGGAACTAACAGAGCACGACTCTTCTTTAAATCTATTAGCCAATCAGCTTCGCCGCTTACAGGTTTGTAACACAACACATCCTCATGGGCGATTGTCTTCTATACGACAAAGGTGCTCCACCCACCCCTTCCCTCTCGTGCCTCTCCACTCTCCCCTTCCCTCTCGTGCCTCTCTACTTTGCCCTTACCCCTTGTGCCTCTCTactctccccttccccctcgTGCCTTTCCACCTCCCCCCTCTCCACCTGTCTATTACAACTGCCACAGTAAATAAAGGAATCGCCTCTCCCCTTGGATAAGATACGGGACAAGAACCAGGAGATTCTGGTTACCccctaaaattttttttaggcttCCCTGCCAATTCGCTAGTCCTCATTTATTCTCCTGGGCAGAGAGAGGCGAAAGTTAGGTGTCCTGTGCAAGAACAGTCCACGGTGGTCCCGGGCTATAGGTATGGTTGATAAGTCAATGGAGCTATTGTATGATTGGCCGATAGAGGAAAGAAATCGTCGTTAGTCTCTTTTTGTAAGATGTGACATCCGTGTTCATCCTGAATGAACTTTTATGTCGATGTCTCCAACACGTAAGAAACTTATTCAAAATAAAGTGGCTGACttattcaaagttttcttttatttgaaaagtgCTATTGTACAtgtttaaattattaaaatcgATTTCCAGTCTGGAAATTATGATGATGCAGGAAAGGATTCCATTGAACTTCTTGGTAGactttatttaaaagaaaaactgatcAGACAGATGATCTCCTGTGTGTGTAGAGTTCCTTTGAACAAACTTTTCTAGTTTTTTCTTGAATATCAAGTTTATCAAGATGATCATCGGGGTCCTTTTTCTTCTCTAGGATGGCTGATTACCTGATAATGTGCCCTTAATGTGTACTCAAGTGAAATTGCTATCATTTGTTGTATTTCACGTATGAGTTACACAAAGCTTGTCTAGACTAATCGCACTATGTTAAATCCTTTCAGATGTGTTTGGATATCTATCTGGAATGTGGAAGTCTTAACGACGTAGAAGGTGCAGAAACATTTGATCGCGAGAAGTTTTTTCTTCGCGTTAAAAAGTAAGTATTCAGTAGGCTGGCATTTCTGAACCAAATATTTGCGACAGTGACCTAGTtccaatccaatttttttcttttcagtataGTTCCGAGGTAAAAGTAATGAACTTCATGAAAGATAAAAGTTTGGGAACTGTGATTAGCTAACTAATGCTTTTTGGAAACGGGATCAAATCATCAGAAAACACACCTTTATGACAGTTTTATAATGACGTCTCCTTAAGGCAGAAAGTGTCCCTTTTCTGACGAATCTGACAAGATCGGATCTTTACTAAGACTGTTATTGTTCCCTTCTTGTGAAGGAACGCGTTTCATTTTATGGGGGCCAACTTGTAGTGATGGAAGCGAATTGGTAAGGGAGCGAACTTGCAATGGGGCGAAACTTTCATGAACCTTACGAATGATCTGTCTGGACATCCCGGAAATTAATAAGTCCTTGTGGGCTTTTTGCTATAGGGAAATTTTCTAGGAGCGCTACAATGATTCGAGGTATCTTGTCTTGAATCCATAAGCAAGAGATACTTGTACGCTCAAAgaaactattttgtttttttgctgaACCTTTTGCTCTATTTTCTCTGTAGGGGACGAGATCGCGGGTTACCTCTGAAGTACGACTCAACCCAAGGATTGTTCACCCAAAGATAGCGATACCTAAAGAACCAGGCTTTTGAAGGCTTCTAAACGTGTGTGCAGAGAGAATATCC from Pocillopora verrucosa isolate sample1 chromosome 2, ASM3666991v2, whole genome shotgun sequence includes the following:
- the LOC131789462 gene encoding THO complex subunit 5 homolog, whose protein sequence is MKRRRTRTSSDAGSPSQEKRVVTSPTSSKTAAASASTTTKDGTSKSSDGQHVTNIEDTEVEKRSAAADVASFERGTEEIRKLVAEIQKQKLEDSDVSESRIRCTLLFTILKKLNRLAHMRCKKSRERTQESKQKVDSLHLQLQNLLYEVMHLKKEITKCLEFKSKDEEIELVSEVEFFRDAPNEISKPDVTKGDSHKLMLARLDWELEQRKKLAVQKEQFLKKKETLLKEIHTKKEFLDSLQPRLENILKATQPVQEYMNMPLDAQRAQHETARYLPQSLYILYVQASAYNEACDPHLEVKILGDLDVAKAAMEAKPAVRDIDSDSDQENTEGHKRSKHRRKKEEARLEEKRKLLLKKHPLQILIQVKCKDKATLDLLFSFLPTFNTVVVSPSLNLNEAVSEPVLANSTLLSPDSLLINLFPDDDGNTAPNPSSLYQLSKVGMTTFTDFVRLVGKPYMWVQRICGLNFLAKELHEVLPKSSVSLSHMEATIKAIRARILARLALQQQLTSLENLTIPGNKNSLQMFPTKISTKLTSWQPVTLEEFQERPVLKNLIEEGFIQESDMLFQAVFERSKVQLKVSVILSQEYPTTPPLFSIAVTCGKTVIRDSLTKAIEAEVNVFYPELTEHDSSLNLLANQLRRLQMCLDIYLECGSLNDVEGAETFDREKFFLRVKKGRDRGLPLKYDSTQGLFTQR